The Borreliella mayonii genome has a segment encoding these proteins:
- the zwf gene encoding glucose-6-phosphate dehydrogenase has translation MKEKSVSNFDIVIFGVTGNLSRKKLIPSLFNLFKNKCISNFRVIGFSRKIFTDKEFRLYIKDSLWQEETDSLIEIFLNFFVYVFGDFNEKEPYKNLFKFLDKRRETIYYLSTSPTFYGPIINHLKKYFLSERLTLSKIVLEKPFGSSLETAKKLNSLLYSAFKEDQIYRIDHYLGKETVQNIFTFRFGNSIFENIWNNRYVDFVQITVAEELGLDGRVEYYDSVGALKDMVQNHILQLLSLVAMESPIKFDSQFIHDEKVKVLKSLRKISKEDIKNYIVKGQYIGSQVQGVFKKGYKDETEFLGNSNTETYLAMKVFINNWRWSGVPFYLRTGKGLARKFSEIYIQFKKPSFTLFNNSSVDFSNALIFRIQPRDGIEIKFNTKKPGYNYEIQTANMEFSYHGTFKRLFDEAYERLLLDAFLGDGTLYATSDEIESSWEFVSDIANKWADIEICNYFYGSEGPKEIDSILEKDHFWRKI, from the coding sequence ATGAAAGAAAAAAGTGTTTCTAATTTTGATATTGTAATTTTTGGAGTTACAGGGAATTTGTCTAGAAAAAAGCTTATTCCTTCACTTTTTAATTTATTTAAAAATAAATGTATTAGCAATTTTAGGGTTATTGGTTTTTCTCGTAAAATTTTTACAGATAAAGAATTTAGATTATATATTAAAGATTCTTTATGGCAAGAAGAGACCGATTCTTTGATTGAGATTTTTTTAAATTTTTTTGTTTATGTATTTGGTGATTTTAATGAAAAGGAGCCTTATAAAAATTTATTTAAATTTTTGGATAAAAGGCGAGAAACAATATATTATCTTTCGACGTCTCCTACATTTTATGGGCCTATAATTAATCATTTGAAAAAGTATTTTTTAAGTGAAAGATTGACTTTGTCAAAAATAGTTCTTGAGAAGCCTTTTGGCTCTAGTCTTGAGACAGCAAAAAAATTAAATAGCTTGCTTTATTCTGCTTTTAAAGAAGATCAAATTTATAGAATAGATCACTATTTAGGTAAAGAAACGGTTCAAAATATTTTTACATTTAGATTCGGCAATTCTATTTTTGAAAATATTTGGAATAATCGTTATGTAGATTTTGTTCAGATTACGGTAGCAGAAGAATTGGGTCTTGATGGAAGAGTAGAATATTACGATTCTGTTGGAGCTTTGAAGGATATGGTTCAAAATCATATTTTACAATTATTAAGCCTTGTTGCAATGGAGTCTCCTATTAAATTTGATTCTCAGTTTATTCATGATGAAAAAGTAAAAGTTTTAAAAAGTTTGAGGAAAATTAGCAAAGAGGATATTAAGAATTACATTGTTAAGGGTCAATATATAGGTTCACAAGTTCAAGGGGTTTTTAAAAAGGGATATAAAGATGAAACAGAATTTTTGGGAAATTCAAATACTGAAACTTATTTAGCTATGAAAGTGTTTATTAATAATTGGCGTTGGTCGGGTGTTCCTTTTTATCTTAGAACTGGAAAAGGGCTTGCTAGGAAATTTTCAGAAATATATATTCAATTTAAAAAACCAAGCTTTACTCTTTTTAATAATAGTTCTGTTGATTTTTCTAATGCTTTAATATTTAGAATTCAACCAAGGGATGGAATTGAAATTAAATTCAATACCAAAAAGCCTGGATATAATTATGAAATTCAAACTGCTAATATGGAATTTTCATATCATGGGACATTTAAAAGATTGTTTGATGAAGCTTATGAGCGGTTATTGTTAGACGCTTTTTTAGGGGATGGTACTTTATATGCGACAAGTGACGAGATTGAAAGTTCTTGGGAATTTGTTTCAGATATTGCAAATAAATGGGCAGATATTGAGATTTGTAATTATTTTTATGGGTCTGAAGGACCAAAAGAGATAGACTCTATTTTGGAAAAAGATCATTTTTGGCGTAAAATTTAA
- a CDS encoding Na+/H+ antiporter NhaC family protein — translation MERDLKLERETNVVPNFWGLMPFFLFIGIYIGTGLVLYFNGVERAFYQMPPVVAMFIAIVLTFISFRGSFLAKMNKFIEGCAQQDVIFISLIFMLSGAFSAVCKEIGSVDAVVNIGLKYVPLNLIVCGIFLITLFLSFSTGSFMGTIVAVAPIALELADKVNIPLPLIAGAILSAGAFGDNMSLISDTPIISSHTQKVNIIDVFKNGAFYTFPAAILASIAFAFLGSYYCKTNSFVIEPSEINFFKIVPYIFVMVVAISGFDVFLALFLGIVVASIIGIYYSDITFLLLAKKINEGFLGLGEMFILVVFTGGISYMAVKYGGFDWLLLKLQKMSKSKRTSEFVIIVLVGILTVFLANNGLAILMSGSVVRSIAKENNLNSKRIAALLCMSSCFFLSILPHSMHVIALIDFTKGKLSPFDIFPFLIYQGFLILLIALSVIGLDIKLVFKFFLNKSKNLKSFKF, via the coding sequence TTGGAAAGAGATTTGAAATTGGAAAGAGAAACCAATGTAGTTCCAAATTTTTGGGGACTTATGCCTTTTTTTCTTTTTATAGGGATTTATATTGGCACAGGACTTGTTCTTTATTTTAATGGTGTAGAAAGGGCATTTTATCAAATGCCTCCCGTGGTTGCTATGTTTATTGCTATTGTTTTGACATTTATTAGTTTTAGGGGATCTTTTTTAGCAAAAATGAATAAATTCATTGAGGGGTGCGCTCAACAAGATGTTATTTTTATATCTTTAATATTTATGTTATCTGGTGCTTTTTCTGCTGTTTGTAAGGAAATAGGAAGTGTTGATGCTGTAGTAAATATTGGTCTTAAATATGTTCCATTGAATTTGATAGTATGTGGTATTTTTTTAATTACTCTTTTTTTGTCTTTTTCTACTGGAAGTTTTATGGGGACTATTGTTGCTGTTGCTCCTATTGCTTTAGAGCTTGCAGATAAGGTAAATATCCCTCTTCCATTGATTGCCGGTGCTATTCTTAGTGCTGGTGCATTTGGAGACAATATGTCTTTAATATCAGATACTCCTATTATTTCAAGTCATACTCAAAAGGTTAATATTATTGATGTTTTTAAAAATGGAGCTTTTTATACGTTTCCAGCAGCAATTTTGGCAAGTATTGCTTTTGCATTTTTAGGTTCTTATTATTGCAAGACCAATAGTTTTGTTATTGAGCCTAGTGAGATAAATTTTTTTAAAATTGTTCCATATATTTTTGTTATGGTTGTTGCAATTTCAGGCTTTGATGTATTTTTAGCCTTGTTTTTAGGTATTGTTGTTGCTAGTATTATTGGAATTTATTACTCAGATATTACTTTTTTGTTGTTGGCTAAAAAAATCAATGAAGGATTTTTAGGCCTAGGAGAAATGTTTATTCTTGTTGTTTTTACGGGTGGAATTTCTTATATGGCAGTTAAGTATGGAGGGTTTGATTGGTTGCTCTTAAAATTGCAAAAAATGTCAAAGTCTAAAAGAACTTCGGAATTTGTAATTATTGTTTTAGTTGGCATTTTGACTGTGTTTCTTGCAAATAATGGGCTTGCTATTTTAATGAGTGGTTCTGTTGTAAGGTCGATAGCTAAGGAGAATAATTTAAATTCAAAGCGTATTGCGGCTTTACTTTGTATGTCTTCGTGCTTTTTTTTAAGTATTTTACCTCATAGCATGCATGTTATAGCTCTTATAGATTTTACAAAAGGCAAGCTTTCTCCTTTTGACATTTTTCCATTTTTAATTTATCAAGGATTTTTGATCTTATTAATTGCTTTGTCTGTAATTGGACTTGATATAAAATTAGTATTTAAATTTTTCCTAAATAAATCCAAGAATCTTAAAAGCTTTAAATTTTAA
- a CDS encoding Na+/H+ antiporter NhaC family protein encodes MKNIEVRGQPNFFGLIPFFVFIIMYLGTGIYLGVLGVEMAFYQLPASVAMFFASIVCFLVFKGKFSDKIHIFIKGAAQYDIILMCLIFMLSGAFSSLCKEIGCVEALANLGIKYINPNWIVSGIFFATCFLSFSAGTSVGAIVAIAPIAFNIAVKSTINPNLIAASVMCGAMFGDNLSLISDTTIVSSRTQGSSILDVFISSSFYAFPSAILTFFSFFFLSRNLPNATNFLHEGSIDLVKTVPYLMIIFFSLAGMNVFIVLFLGIFSICLIGILYGNLYFLDVMKNINNGFLNMADLIFLSILTGGVSFAVIHNGGFKWLLVKLKSLIRGKSSAEFSIGAFVSIVDVFLANNTIAILICGKVAKNIAFENNISFQRSASILDMFSCIFQGIIPYGAQMIILVGFSNGLVSPISVLPFLIYFGFLLFFVILSILGFDIKKVFLFFLKK; translated from the coding sequence ATGAAAAATATTGAAGTAAGAGGTCAGCCAAATTTTTTTGGACTTATTCCTTTTTTTGTTTTTATTATTATGTATTTAGGCACAGGAATTTATTTAGGAGTTCTTGGCGTAGAAATGGCCTTTTATCAACTTCCGGCTAGCGTTGCAATGTTTTTTGCTTCCATTGTTTGTTTTTTAGTGTTTAAAGGAAAATTTTCCGACAAAATTCACATATTTATTAAAGGAGCTGCACAGTACGATATTATACTAATGTGTCTTATTTTTATGCTTTCAGGAGCTTTTTCTTCTCTTTGCAAAGAAATAGGCTGCGTTGAAGCTTTAGCAAATTTGGGAATTAAATATATTAATCCTAATTGGATTGTTTCTGGTATATTTTTTGCAACTTGCTTTCTTTCTTTTTCTGCGGGTACTTCTGTTGGAGCTATTGTTGCAATTGCTCCTATTGCTTTTAATATTGCTGTTAAAAGTACTATTAATCCGAACTTAATAGCAGCATCCGTAATGTGTGGAGCCATGTTTGGAGATAATCTTTCTTTAATATCAGATACAACTATTGTTTCTAGTCGAACTCAAGGTAGTAGTATCTTAGATGTTTTTATTAGTAGCAGTTTTTATGCTTTTCCATCTGCTATATTAACTTTTTTTTCTTTTTTCTTTCTTTCTAGAAATTTGCCTAATGCTACAAACTTTTTACATGAAGGTTCAATAGATTTGGTGAAAACTGTGCCTTATTTGATGATTATATTTTTTTCTTTAGCCGGAATGAATGTTTTTATAGTTCTTTTTTTAGGCATTTTTTCTATATGCCTTATTGGTATTTTGTATGGTAATTTATACTTTTTAGATGTAATGAAAAATATTAATAATGGGTTTTTAAATATGGCAGATTTAATTTTTCTCTCAATTTTAACAGGGGGAGTTTCTTTTGCTGTGATTCATAATGGAGGCTTTAAATGGCTACTTGTTAAATTGAAATCTTTGATTAGAGGAAAAAGTTCGGCGGAATTTTCTATTGGAGCTTTTGTTTCAATAGTTGATGTTTTTCTTGCTAATAACACAATTGCCATACTTATTTGTGGCAAAGTAGCAAAAAATATAGCTTTTGAAAATAACATTAGCTTTCAAAGAAGTGCTTCTATTTTAGATATGTTCTCTTGTATTTTTCAAGGCATTATTCCTTATGGCGCTCAAATGATTATTTTAGTGGGCTTTTCAAATGGACTTGTGTCGCCAATTAGTGTTTTGCCATTTTTAATTTATTTTGGATTTTTATTGTTTTTTGTTATTTTATCTATTTTGGGTTTTGATATAAAAAAAGTTTTTTTATTTTTTTTAAAAAAATAA